The DNA region TCGAAGCGGCTGAAAAAGATGGTCATTTAAAAAAAGGGGATACGATCGTAGAACCAACAAGCGGCAATACAGGTATCGGCTTATCGATGGTCGGTGCAGCTAAAGGGTATAAAGTGGTCATTGTCATGCCTGACACAATGAGTATTGAGCGTAGAAAGTTGATGCAGGCTTATGGTGCACAGCTATTATTGACTCCAGGATCAGAAGGGATGAAAGGCGCTATTGCTAAAGCTTCTGAGTTAGCAGAGCAAGACGGTTACTTCATGCCAATGCAATTTGAAAATCCAGCAAATGCACAAACTCATGAAAAGACGACTGGAAAGGAAATTCAGGATGCTTTTGGTCCTTCTGGGTTAGATGCTTTTGTGGCAGGCGTTGGTACCGGTGGGACAATCACTGGTGTTGGAAAAGAATTGAAACGTGTGTACCCAACGATCTCCATTATTGCAGTAGAACCTTCAGAATCTCCTGTTTTAGAAGGCGGTAGTCCATCTCCTCACAAAATTCAAGGGATCGGTGCAGGCTTTGTACCGAAAATATTAGACACAGAAATTTATGAACAAATCGCTGCTGTTCCAAGTGAAACGGCTATGGAAACAGCACGCCAGTTAGCCGCTCAAGAAGGTCTATTAGTTGGGATCTCTGCTGGTGCAGCAGTTTACGCTGCGATTGAA from Enterococcus sp. 9D6_DIV0238 includes:
- the cysK gene encoding cysteine synthase A, translating into MTQIFHSVTELIGKTPIVKLGKIVPEDAADVFVKLEFFNPGGSVKDRVALSMIEAAEKDGHLKKGDTIVEPTSGNTGIGLSMVGAAKGYKVVIVMPDTMSIERRKLMQAYGAQLLLTPGSEGMKGAIAKASELAEQDGYFMPMQFENPANAQTHEKTTGKEIQDAFGPSGLDAFVAGVGTGGTITGVGKELKRVYPTISIIAVEPSESPVLEGGSPSPHKIQGIGAGFVPKILDTEIYEQIAAVPSETAMETARQLAAQEGLLVGISAGAAVYAAIEKAKELGKGKKVLTVVPDNGERYLSTALYNFPE